From the Papaver somniferum cultivar HN1 chromosome 2, ASM357369v1, whole genome shotgun sequence genome, the window TTGATGGAAGATTAATGTTATCTCTCttgaatgcatgtaccttggtggtaatgcaaagtctggttgtgaaccagcatttttgtggaaatgtgataccataaaagaagaattggatggccaattcttatctagcataaagcATATTGAAAGGCTCAAGCAATAAGCGCAAGTTAGGGGaaaaccgatacaccacggtcttaagtttgcaaaaagttcttcgttgatgctagatgtgcacaaggagtgtgcttgcacctggtttatgagtgggatcagtatgcttggacaagggtgtccaaagacctgcatttgatGATAACCACTAGCGGATGTTCTTGTCAACTGCAAAGCAACAATTGTTGCTACTGaagttgattttggagaaggggaAAGACAAGAGTAACCAGATGTGCGTGGacagtaaaaatgagttccaagtttgaagaagaatgtggcATTCTTGCTTCACAGAACGTAGGCAGTGGCGCCTCATTTACAAGGGTTGTGGCCTTGTTTGTAACTGTCCAAAATGTTTATCCGCGGAAGTCATTGAGTGATATGACTTTGCTGAGCTCTATGGTGATCctcagaatcaccaagttaagtctgttccagttgttctaaggttcacaagtttgtTTCAAGATTTGGGTACTAATTGGCATAGCAGGAATGCAACAGTAGCAGGCGCCAAAAGAGATTTGGCCATGACCAAGATGCATGATGCGGTTGGAGATGCAAGTTAGGCGAATTGTAGatgcatggagaaagaaggaaacagtagtggtgatgcataaagatggcatgtggccattattgaagaaatcttcatgaaagctaaagcaacatgatggcatcagtttgaaggagtattcaactaattgtcaattatattgtgcttcgttatgggagttgcgtaagaacgttgatagttggaAGAGTGCATGTGGCAAAGTGAATTTCTGCATTGGGGACAATAGGTACTGTCTCGCTTCCGTTGTTTCTTAGAAGCGAAGATGAAGTTAGTATTggaagacttgttaggtcttacaagttgcaatcagctggcgcgagtatttgctcaagtttgagtatactttcagtttgggtcgagtggaccttggtgttggaatgaagtctctctatgtaaggtagtcgtgaatgagggtatttgaagtgaaagatctttcctcttttgttcaaagtaaagctagttcgcGTGGAATATATTACATGgcatattaagccaaaatatgcaataaGAGACactgaaagtgaaagaagcaaatagagttggtggcatagtcgagtttgttgttgagagttatgtggaagtgcgaTGGCATATGGCAGAGATAGCATGGAGTAATGCATCAataatgaagatgtaagtccatcaagtatatgagtcaagagtaactcatagttaggaagaacatgatgttgtttttccgctACAATAAAGCGTAACAGTTTGAAAGAACAGGTGATGCCTTGTtagtttcaaaggcgcgtgaagaggagCCTTGTCCAGTGAAGTGGTGTGAAACCCCGGATATCCTAAATCATGACTGTACcaaagtcatgcatttcaatcaaggTGTTGCTACAATTCAAGCAAATAACAGCAAGGTGTTTCATTGGCATACAAATGGTGCAAAGCTAAGATGTGTAATTTAcaatatgatttggaggccaaatctaATGTAAGTTCGGTTGCATTGTTGAAGGAAACAAAGCGATGGATTGTGGCGCATACCAGAGTAGTATGGAATCATAGCatgcataccttaaggcatggcATGATTTAGAGCAGGtgcatatgattgaagaatggGGCCAAGTCTTGTATAAGTCCTGTTATGTTGTGTGGTGAAACTAAAGTCGGAGAATGAAGGCATAAGGCTATGGAAATGATCATTGTGATCAGTTGGGAAGAATCATTACTTCTGTACACTTAGTCAGAAATGATTCATGCGAAGTTCAAGCCTAGTTCAGGGAATTGGCAAGAAGAATTTCAAGTTTGCATTTGGGTGTTGATATATGATTTTCAATGGAGCTGAAAGAGGTCGCGACGCAACAACAAAGTTCAAGAATAGTAGGATCAATGACAAAGCAATAAATCTAAGTGATGCGGATGCAATCGGATGAGGACCATTTTCTTAGGGTTTAGCCAAAAGAGTACTGTCGAGTTCAGAAAAGGTTCTGAAAGTGCAAGAAGCGAAGTTAAGACCATTATAGAGTTTATGCTTGGTTGCATTCAACGAGGGcgttgaacggattaggtgggggaggtaTATGACGTGTCAGGCAAGTggcgcacaatgattgcgcgttacggagttgcaggccaagtcagtgtgcaaCCAGAATGGTGCAACACTGCGTAGACtttcaagtgctaagaatggcataaccctgCAGGACCAGTGAAATGCAAAGATAGTGCTACACAgtaaagacatttggctaagtaatgaagcttattggccgacacaatgaagatTCATTGAGGAAAtgcaagacaaagccaaagtggcaagatgcaacatgcaacatgcgatgttggcattaaggcatattcatggaattgagttggtccaaactcaaggatgatgcaagagtgaagaataggccaagagttggtctatggcattagttcaaggatggccaaagcttgaataatgcaaacaagctagtaatgcaagagtggcattactattgtcaagcaaattggctaagtgaagcatatgcCGCATGAAAAACCAGAATGATCTTAAGGAGTTGGCCTCGATGATTGAAGCACAAGGATTGTCCGTGCATTATCTTAGAGTGATAAACATGCAGGGCCAAGATGGCTGAGCTTTGGAGCGAGGCAGAATTCAGCAAAGCACAACAGTGGTGCAATATGGCTCAAGTAACGGTTACAAGTTGGTTATTGGCTTCACAAGCGTGCCAAAGGTGCGAGACAAGTTGGAATGGTTATGAAATGAGTTCATAACCTTATTAGAGTGTCCCTAACCATTCAAGACAAGTGTGGCTTCAATCTTcaagacaacacaaaaggtggaaGTTGAAAAGCAGATTGGCGGCTAGGAAAACTACCGGTGGACATGTGGCTGTCTGTAGGATGTGCAAGCGGTTGCACATAGTTTTGGCCTGATCTTGAGCATGTATAAATAACTTAGAGATCAATAAAAATAGGGTTGTTCAATGGGAGAAGAACCACTGATTTGTAGAgagtgttttaggcattcaccaagaggctgaatggcctgttttggtccatgtaatagacgagttttgtaatcttcctctagtgcaataaaatgagtttgttgcagtattctttgtgttcattgtgttgctgatttgtgtgagaattgttcaagtacatggcagaacctcttatgcttatgggggcataaagagttagagagaaagaaaaaaagacttTTGTTGTGCAATGCCATATGAGTGAAGGCAGATACGTagtttgatgcaagtatgcaaggctgaatgattttgggtgaagttgattcactgaaccacaatcattgccggtcatgtcccacGAAAATTTTAGACGATTAAATGGGCGTGTGACACCAAGCAACACAGCTAAAAGTATCTAAGAAATGCTGGCAGGATCCTCCTCATAAACTGAAATGATGCTTATTGATCTTCCCACAAGTCGCACTGGTTTGGCTTTAGGATGATGTCAGATATGACATGTGCTTCCATGCTTAAACTTATCGTGCTCTTACTACGAGGGCCATTGCAGGATAGAGTATTGTTCTGTTTGTATAAATGTGCAACGTGCAAAACCCACTTTCCCAATTCAGCAAATTTTCATTTTCTCCCTCTTACTGAATTTATTGTGTTTACTGAATTTTCATTTTCTCCCTCTGTCTGTCAACTGTAGCCCAACTTTTCAGCTCATAAATGAATCTTTTAAATGCTAATCTCTTTCTCTCTGAAGTTCATCTCAACTCTTGCACATCTTCTCCACCTCTTCACATCAACAACTCctagaaagaaagaaacaaagaagaaagagCATCATCCATGCATTCAATCTTTTGTTTATCACTGCGACCACTGTCTCTACTACTAGCGCTTCTGCAAACCAAGAAGCAAACCTAGCCTTCATGGAAGATGTAAAGAACCGCATGCTtcagaaaagaaacaacaaattccATCAAGAAGAGAGTAATGGTGGTGGGCAAGAAAAGAGTAATGGTGGTGGGCAGGGAGTTTCTATTGGACTTGCTGGTGATTTTAAAATCCCAGGATTTGGTAGGGGATGGGGTAGTGATGGTGTCATTGGAAGTGGGTACGGTGCTGGATCCTACAGGGGGGTATTCCAAGGGTGGAGTTATAAGACCAATATTTGTGTGCAAGCAGAGAGGTCCATGCTTTCACAAGAAAGTAATATGCCCAGCCAAGTGCTCCACTTCTTATAGTTATTCTGGAAAACATCATGGTGCTGATGCTGGCAGTGGCAGATGCACGGTTGATTGCAAATTGAAGTGTATTGCCTTCTGTTGATCTTCTTCGGCCTTTACTGGCGAGGTGATAGTTTGTATTTTCCTTTGGGAAATCTGTTTGATCAAATCCTGTCTGTATATGAATAACAAAACTCAAATAACTTTTTGAGAAGGACCTGCAAGATAAGTGAAGAAATGGATACAGTGCAATCCTCTTGTACAATGCGCACCACTCATTAGCATTAGTTATCCTTTATGTCATTCGAAGTAGAACatattttaatttttcttcttctcttggtaTCAGAATCATGTTACAGTAATATTGTGCTAAACTTTCATATAATCCTGCTCAGTAAATATGACAGAAAAATAGCGTACATTTGAACATCTTGTGCTTTACATAAAAAGATACATCAGCATTCACAGATGCGGCACAATTGTATACCATAAGCAGCCGAAATTACCACGCAAATACCGTGGCTCCAAATGAGGGGTGGAGACATGTATACTAATTGCCTTCAGGTCTTTTTGGTGCCTTCCCGCTGTCATTTAACAAATTACTTGGGTGCCTAGTTCCTTATAATTTCAACACTTAAATTTCTTTTTATTCATCTTCACTCCAATTGTCTATGTCTTCAGAGTATTCGTCACTTTCAAAATCTGATTGCCCTTGCGCCTCAAAAGCGAACTTCATTTCTTGTCTAACCAATTCAGCCAAATCATTCCTTTTGACAATTCTATAAGCATCTATAACAGCTTCGAAAAGAGATTCGTTTGGCTCAATCTCCCCGTATTTCAATTGGCTGTGGATCCGCTTCACACCTTCCACCATTCCAGCTTTTCCATAACAACATAACAAATTGATACAAGTTACTAGGTCCGGTTCCAACCCTTCATCTTGCATTTTCATGAAAAGATTTAAAGCTTTAACAACTTCCCCACAAGTCCCGTATGCATAAATTGCAACATTGTAAGCGTGGGAATCAAGGCCAACTTCAGCTTGTGTCAAAACCTCGCAAGCTTGTAATGCATAATCATGCATACCCAGAACCGAAAACACAGAGGTGATTATGGCCTGTCTTGCGTAAGGTTTTCCCTCCCTGTAACAAGAATCTAACTGTGTGACAGCCTCTACAGGAAAATCCGCTTTCTTTAACACAGTTAGCATTACTTTGAAGGTACCAAAACTGGGCAAGATTTTACGTGTTACCATCTGGTTCAACAGTTCACCGCACTCCCTTAACTGTCCATTTGTGGCGTAGGATGCCATTACTGAATTAAATGAAGCACAGTCCCTTAACAAACCCGACTCTTGCATTTCCTGAGCAACATCAATCGCTTCATCGAGCATTCCCATGTTCTTGTAGAGATACATCATTGTGGCAAATGAAACCCCATCAGCTCGTCCATTTTCTCTTAATTTATCAAAAATCAACTTTGCTTCAGAAACCATCCCAAGTTCTGCATAAAGACTAATCATACTGTTAGACGCCACAATATCAGGACCACCTTCCAGATCCTTCATCTTCCCATAAATCTCCTTTGCTCCCTCCATAGAACCTAGTTTACCATAAGCCTTGATTAGAGAGGTCAAGACTATCTGATTGGGGGAAATCCCGAGTTTCTCCATAATGTGGAAATAATGGAGAGCTTCTTCTACCTTGCCATCTTCTGCAAAACCATTTATTAAAGACCCGAATACAACCTCATTTGGTTCAACCCTTGCTTTTGTCATTTCTCTATACATATCAACTGCATCAGAAGCCCGACCTAACCGGATATTGCTAGCAATAACAGCAGAGAAAGTTTCACAGCGTGGTTTAAATCCAACTTCTTGCATTTCAACCAAAAGATCTCTTGCAGGAGCCACTTGATCAGCACCCGAAAGCATTTGGATAAGAGAATTATAAGTGCACTCGTCTGGCCAAGTCCCGTTGCTTCTCATGCTTTGAAAGAGTGAAAGAGCTTTATCGTACAACTTCGATTTCCCGTATGCTTTGATCATGACATTATATTCTACCACATCTTTCTTATCTGTGACTAAATTCCTTCTACGAAAAAAGATAGCCTCAGCTTCAGTTGAAAGCCCTTTATCTGCATATGCATCAATAATTGCAGCATAAGTTCTTGACGACATCCCTCCAGCCAATTGACACTTTTCGAGAAGGATCTTTGCCTTGTCTAGTAATCTTTCACCAATATACATCTTCATAACAACAGGAATAGATTGCAGATCGATACGTATACCAAACTTCTCCATTTCTTCCATTACAGCCTCTACTTCTGTAATCCTGTTCTTCTCACATAATATCTTAAGAATAGCTCGGTGAGATACAGTATCCGGGAAAAGCCCCACCTCTCTGATCTTTCTATACCACGCCAGAGCCGCATCAATATTCCCAGTATTGGCATACAATGATAGGAAAATGTTATAAGTTTTGGTATCTGGACAGATTCCCCTTTCCTCCATCTTAGCAAGTAAAGTCTCTGCTTCTAACAATTGCCCATGAGTTCCGCAAGTAAAAATCATGGTATTAAAAGTGAATGTATCAGGAGCCACACCAGATTTCAGCATCTCTGAAAACGCATATGAAGCATCCTTAAGGCGACCTGCTTTCCCATACATATCGATCAACCCATTATAAGTGGCAGCAAGCCGAGGTTTCTGCACCGTATTCTCCATATCCATTGGAGAAACAATTTTTGAAGGCGAGATTCTCCCCCCTGCTTTGAATAGCTCAGTCAATAAGAAATGCTTTGGGCTCATAGGACCCAAACCTGGTTTAGAATCATCACCAGACTCCAAATCAAGGTCATCGAGTTCAACCCTTCCAACACACCAATCTTTATAAATTTTATCCGCTCTATCAAATTTTCCAGCTTCTTTCAGAACTCGAACAACGGTTGTCATGGTGACTTCATCAGGGAAAACACTTCTTTGTCTCATATGTTTAAGCCACAAAAGAGCTTCATTTAAAAGCCCCGCTTTTGCGTACACATCTATAAGCATACCATAAGTATTATTAGTCGGGAAAACACCATCCCTTGCCATTTCAATCCAACAGAGACGTAATTCATCCCACTTTTTAGCTCTCCCTAAAACTCGAAGCACAACATTGTAATGAATAACATTAGGTATGTAATCATTCTGAGATTTCATCCATCGGAAAACTCCGAGTAACCGTTCCCAGTTACTTTGCTCCTTCAGAATCACCGTCTGTTCTT encodes:
- the LOC113348693 gene encoding pentatricopeptide repeat-containing protein At1g73710, producing the protein MMLPGCSSGELGHENFSIPISFPCKLQTSLPFRVSLLLPRDNIHNGNNKARVFQGFNLHEKKSRKLNVSFLSSVPPHSETKDNFSKPLAQIVRKQNQNPKVLEQKSVVPPRRTFNDKINGKKKRYGGSLPSVLHSLENEDDIDKALSLWVGKLSPKEQTVILKEQSNWERLLGVFRWMKSQNDYIPNVIHYNVVLRVLGRAKKWDELRLCWIEMARDGVFPTNNTYGMLIDVYAKAGLLNEALLWLKHMRQRSVFPDEVTMTTVVRVLKEAGKFDRADKIYKDWCVGRVELDDLDLESGDDSKPGLGPMSPKHFLLTELFKAGGRISPSKIVSPMDMENTVQKPRLAATYNGLIDMYGKAGRLKDASYAFSEMLKSGVAPDTFTFNTMIFTCGTHGQLLEAETLLAKMEERGICPDTKTYNIFLSLYANTGNIDAALAWYRKIREVGLFPDTVSHRAILKILCEKNRITEVEAVMEEMEKFGIRIDLQSIPVVMKMYIGERLLDKAKILLEKCQLAGGMSSRTYAAIIDAYADKGLSTEAEAIFFRRRNLVTDKKDVVEYNVMIKAYGKSKLYDKALSLFQSMRSNGTWPDECTYNSLIQMLSGADQVAPARDLLVEMQEVGFKPRCETFSAVIASNIRLGRASDAVDMYREMTKARVEPNEVVFGSLINGFAEDGKVEEALHYFHIMEKLGISPNQIVLTSLIKAYGKLGSMEGAKEIYGKMKDLEGGPDIVASNSMISLYAELGMVSEAKLIFDKLRENGRADGVSFATMMYLYKNMGMLDEAIDVAQEMQESGLLRDCASFNSVMASYATNGQLRECGELLNQMVTRKILPSFGTFKVMLTVLKKADFPVEAVTQLDSCYREGKPYARQAIITSVFSVLGMHDYALQACEVLTQAEVGLDSHAYNVAIYAYGTCGEVVKALNLFMKMQDEGLEPDLVTCINLLCCYGKAGMVEGVKRIHSQLKYGEIEPNESLFEAVIDAYRIVKRNDLAELVRQEMKFAFEAQGQSDFESDEYSEDIDNWSEDE